CGCTCGCACCGCGAGCGTCACTGAAGGATGACGGCGCGTCACAATATAGTCTGACCTCGACTACAGCTCGGCTGGGGGTGGGTCGATGGGCTCTGCGGCAGAGACAGGGGTTCGAGCCGTCGTGGTACGGCTCGCGAGGGTGATCGTGCCGCTCGCGCTGGGCGCCGGACTGCTCTTCGTGGTCCCGACGTCGGGAGCACAACGGGAACCGTCGGCGCCTGACTCGACCGCCACCGCGGCCAAGCCGCCGAAGCTCAACGTGCTGCCCGCGAACGTCATCCTCAGGCTGACGGCGGACCCGTGGCGGAGCACATCGCCCGTCGCCTCGACAGTCACGCTGGTGGCCTGGGAGGGCCCAGTCGAGCGGAGCGAGGACGCGGCGGCCGAAGGGACCGAGCGGGCGCCCGAAGGCGCGGATGCCGACGGGACGACGCAGGTGCCAGACGGCCAGGCGTCGGCGAGCGTGGTGCCCCACTTCGCGCCGCCCCCGGTCCAGACGGTAGCGCTCTCGCTGCAGGTGCCCGGGAGGGCGTGCCCGGCGGCGGTCGCGGGCGGTCCCCTACCCGTCCGGCTCACCTGCTTCGACGTCACGGCCACACTGAACGGGTCGGCGCAACAAGCCAGCCAGGGCGAGAAGGCCGACGAGGCAGGTGACGCGACCTCTGAAGAGCGAGGGTCGGAGGGTGATGCCGAGAAGGCCGCTGCCTGGCAGCGCATCGTTGCTGTCTGGCGGGGCGTCCGCGGCCTCTGGAACGACTTCTGGAAGCACTTCTGGACCGTTCCCGTGGGCACCTTCGCCGGCTCCGTGGTCGTCTCCTCGGCAGGCGAGGACTCCACGATCCCTGTCACCGTGCAGGTGGAGCGTCCGCTCTCCCACCTCCTGCTCGTGGTCGCCCTCGGCGTCCTGGTGGCCTCGGCCGCGCTCGGTCTGATCCGCGACGGCATCCCGAGCCTCCGCTGGCGTCAGTGGCGCAGCCGGCTGCTGACGTGGGTCGACGACGCCTCCGAGTGGGCGACCTGGCCCGGCGACAAGGACCCTCTTGCAGCCCAGGACGAGGTCGATGCCCTCTGGATCGTGGTGGAGGCGCTCGAAGCGGCAGGGTTGGCACCTCCTGCGAGCGCGGCGGACTGGTCGACGCTGGAGGGCGAGTACAGGAAGGCTCTGCGAGCGAGGTCGCTGGGCCTCGAGGTCACGAGGCGAAGAAGAGCCGGTCTCGGCGATCCGCAGCTGCTCCGGGAGGCGTTCGTCCACCTCGTCGCGGGCGAGCTCCATAGGGCGGAGGTCGCGCTACAGCGGGCCGAGGTGCGGCGTCCCAGGGTGGCCCGGACGGCCTCGGAGTCCCGCGGTCGGCGTGTTCCTTGGAGCGCGATCTGGCTCGCCGTCCTCGCCGCGGCCACCGTGGTCGCGGTCGTGGTGGTCTCGCGGCCCGTCTCGGCGAGCCGGGACCTGGTCAGGACCGGCTCGGAGTGGTGGCTCATCGCGGTCGGGACGCTCGTCGTCGCTGCGATCGTGCTGCGGCTGCTCTGGCGAGTAGCGAGGGACTGGTGGCCGTCCGTCCGCCGCATGATCGCGGCCCGCGGCTACGGGTTGGCCCACGGGTTCGCCCGGCGGCTCACATGGCTGCTGAGCTTCGGCATCGCGACCCTAGTGATCGTCGCCGTCAACTACAAGCCCGGTGACGCCCCGTGGGGCACACGCCTGGACCTCTTGGTGGCGTTCATGTGGGGGATCACGGCGCATGGCCTGGTGGAAGGGCTTGCCGACTTCGGCAAGGTCTTCGGCGGCGGCTCGACAGCCGCGGGGAACGCGGGGGCCAAGGCCTAGGTCCCACAGGGTCCACCTGCGCGGGCCGGTCTCGGCCAGTCCACCCCGCCAGTGTCGCAGGCCCTCGCTAGTCCGTCACTTCCCGCGCCCGCAGCACGGTGTGGAACTGCCTCACGGCGCCGAGGTGGTAGGCGGAGTGGGTGACGGCCGCCATCACGACCTCGACGTGGGCTTGGCCCCAGTCCGCGTCCGCCTCGAGCAGGGCCACGACCTCCTCGTACGCCTCGCGCAGCCGGCGCCGCAGGTCGTCCCACGCGGGCGCGTCGACCTTGCTCACGACCCAGCTCTCCTTCCAGTCGACACGGCCCAGGGAACGACCCTTCAGCTCGGCCATGACGACGTCGAGGTAGAAGACCGTGTGGAAGGTATGCGCCGCGATCGTCGTGCCGCCGGGCACGATCGGCACGGACGCGTCCTCGGCCGACAGCCCCTCGAGCGAGGGGAACCAGCCGGTGCACCTGTCGAGGTAGACGTTGCCGCCCTTGTCGCGGCTCGGGAAGGTCTCCTCGAGCATCACGAAAGCCGTCTCCTTGAGGGACTCCAGCAGAGCCACGCGTCACTCCTTCACAGCCCGCGCTGGGGGTAGAGGGCCTCGCCGCGCGCGAGCATGGCGACGAAGTCGGCGATCTTCCTCCGCCGGCCAGCCTCGGTCTTGAGCTGGTGCAGGCGGAACGCCAGAGCGTACCGGTTCTGGGAGTTCAGCTTCTCGAAGGTCGCTCGTGCCCGCGGGTCCGCCCGGATCGCGGCCATGAGGTCCTCCGGGAGCTCCATGCCCTGCTGACCGGAGTAGGCGTTCTGCCAGCGGCCGTCGGCCTTGGCCGCCTCCACGTGCCTCAGGCCGTGCTCGGTCATGAGGCCGGCGGCCACGAGCCTCTCGACGTTCTGCACGTTGATCTTGCTCCAGACGCTCTTCGGGCGCCTAGGCGTGAAGCGTTGCAGGAAGCTCCTGTCGTCGTGGCCCTTGCGGATGCCGTCGATCCAGCCCCAGCAGAGAGCGGCGTCGATGGCCTCCTTCTGGGTCACGGAGGGTAACCCAGAGCCGACCTTGTGCATCTTCACCCAGACCTCGTCCGCGGTGGCGT
This genomic window from Trueperaceae bacterium contains:
- a CDS encoding DinB family protein yields the protein MALLESLKETAFVMLEETFPSRDKGGNVYLDRCTGWFPSLEGLSAEDASVPIVPGGTTIAAHTFHTVFYLDVVMAELKGRSLGRVDWKESWVVSKVDAPAWDDLRRRLREAYEEVVALLEADADWGQAHVEVVMAAVTHSAYHLGAVRQFHTVLRAREVTD
- a CDS encoding YdeI/OmpD-associated family protein is translated as MPAVKVDPTKVREFVDFAAFYEWLRENHATADEVWVKMHKVGSGLPSVTQKEAIDAALCWGWIDGIRKGHDDRSFLQRFTPRRPKSVWSKINVQNVERLVAAGLMTEHGLRHVEAAKADGRWQNAYSGQQGMELPEDLMAAIRADPRARATFEKLNSQNRYALAFRLHQLKTEAGRRRKIADFVAMLARGEALYPQRGL